From Nitrospirota bacterium, one genomic window encodes:
- a CDS encoding VCBS repeat-containing protein: MQGDGRYGCRLWCLMALATSLCLLVASGCTKQDPYTPPDLFYYFASYQVGKSPTTVTPADVNQDGLTDLLTTNIGSNTLSILLGNGDGTFREQVQLNTCKEPRSLALGMFNHDPYSDVALACSGGDEVAVLFGRNDGKFEEGPRYPVHRTPIAIASGDLNSDGASDLVVALRNDKIKVFLGTGTGEFSHGVQYEYGDTPTSVALADLNGDGKVDLVVTNGGPMSNAVSIWVGNGDGTFRPPVDYKTGKRPLGVSFADFNNDRNSDLLVINGERDSFTTYLGNGNGTFQAGHDSGADAGPNFGLARDFNGDRRTDVAIVNLQSSDLSILFGRGDGTFEYPPRNYRTKPGPFALAIFRVTTKEAEEPGLVTVDNGSGTVSIFLHKGLKGATAPAVNVP, from the coding sequence ATGCAAGGCGACGGCCGTTATGGCTGCAGGCTATGGTGTCTTATGGCCTTGGCGACAAGTCTGTGCCTTCTTGTGGCAAGCGGCTGTACCAAACAAGATCCCTATACCCCGCCGGATCTCTTCTACTATTTTGCCAGTTATCAGGTTGGTAAGAGCCCGACGACTGTCACCCCTGCAGATGTGAATCAAGACGGGTTGACCGATTTGTTGACGACCAACATCGGCAGTAATACGCTTTCGATTCTTTTGGGGAACGGCGACGGCACTTTTCGCGAGCAAGTCCAACTCAATACCTGTAAAGAGCCCCGCTCGCTCGCTCTCGGGATGTTCAATCATGATCCATACTCCGATGTGGCCTTGGCTTGCTCAGGGGGAGACGAGGTAGCCGTACTCTTCGGTCGGAACGACGGGAAATTCGAAGAAGGTCCGCGCTACCCGGTACATCGGACTCCCATTGCCATTGCCAGCGGCGATCTCAACAGTGATGGTGCCTCAGACCTCGTGGTTGCATTGCGAAACGACAAGATCAAAGTATTTTTGGGGACCGGCACCGGTGAATTCTCCCATGGGGTGCAGTACGAATATGGCGATACGCCTACGTCTGTGGCGTTGGCCGACTTGAATGGCGACGGGAAGGTCGATTTGGTTGTAACCAACGGGGGGCCAATGTCGAACGCGGTCTCCATCTGGGTTGGAAATGGGGATGGCACGTTTCGTCCTCCCGTCGACTATAAGACGGGGAAGCGCCCACTCGGGGTGAGTTTCGCAGATTTCAATAATGACCGGAACAGTGATTTGCTCGTGATCAATGGCGAACGAGATAGCTTTACGACGTATCTCGGGAACGGGAATGGGACCTTTCAGGCAGGACATGACTCCGGCGCCGATGCAGGGCCCAATTTCGGGCTCGCACGAGATTTCAACGGCGACCGACGTACCGACGTAGCTATCGTCAATCTTCAGTCGAGCGATCTCTCTATTCTCTTCGGACGGGGTGACGGAACCTTCGAATATCCGCCGAGAAATTACCGGACGAAGCCAGGCCCCTTCGCGCTCGCGATTTTCAGAGTTACGACGAAGGAGGCTGAAGAGCCTGGGCTTGTCACTGTAGATAACGGTAGTGGAACGGTCTCCATCTTTCTTCATAAAGGTTTGAAAGGGGCGACCGCTCCGGCGGTGAATGTGCCATGA
- a CDS encoding D-alanyl-D-alanine carboxypeptidase family protein: MMTRDREMLSRGTFLARATGLLTGLMLITAVTGTSSIAAAKNATAQPAHARTAIASHQFPPWRVAPAHGILLKDLKTGRVLYEHDAGKRMSPASLTKIMSALVILEKGHLDDLVTISPNAARAHKTHLRVKAGQVFRLEDLLKAMLIMSANDACLAAVEHVGGDEAQFVTLMNAKAAALGLADTHFSNGCGFDNPDHYSTAEDLAALSLIALDQPIFRQLVREERAIITAVNGHHAYILHTTNKLLGRIPGVEGIKTGFTSKAGRCLIAKVSQNGSDLLLVILNSNRRWNTATNLITYGLQVADAPH; this comes from the coding sequence ATGATGACAAGAGACCGCGAGATGCTCTCTCGTGGAACATTTCTGGCCCGCGCTACGGGGTTGCTCACTGGGCTGATGTTGATCACTGCCGTGACGGGCACATCCTCGATCGCAGCTGCGAAGAATGCAACCGCACAACCAGCTCATGCCCGTACGGCGATCGCTTCGCACCAGTTTCCGCCCTGGCGAGTCGCTCCAGCCCATGGCATTCTTCTCAAGGACCTCAAAACTGGGCGCGTCTTGTATGAACACGATGCCGGGAAGCGCATGTCTCCAGCCAGTCTCACGAAAATCATGTCAGCCCTGGTCATTCTCGAAAAAGGTCACTTAGATGATCTCGTTACGATTAGCCCCAATGCCGCACGGGCCCATAAGACGCATTTGCGAGTGAAAGCAGGACAGGTTTTTAGGCTGGAAGATCTGTTGAAGGCTATGTTGATCATGTCCGCGAACGATGCCTGCCTTGCAGCGGTGGAGCATGTCGGTGGCGATGAAGCACAGTTCGTGACGCTCATGAATGCCAAGGCTGCAGCCTTGGGCTTGGCTGATACGCATTTCAGTAATGGCTGTGGGTTCGATAATCCGGACCATTATTCGACGGCCGAAGACCTCGCCGCGTTGAGCCTTATTGCCCTTGATCAGCCGATCTTCCGGCAGTTGGTTCGTGAGGAGCGCGCGATCATCACGGCTGTCAACGGTCACCATGCGTATATTTTGCACACGACGAACAAATTGCTGGGACGCATTCCCGGTGTTGAAGGGATTAAGACAGGCTTTACATCCAAAGCCGGCCGATGTCTTATTGCCAAAGTCTCGCAGAATGGGAGTGATCTTCTCCTGGTGATCCTCAACTCGAACCGCCGCTGGAATACCGCGACGAACCTCATTACCTACGGGCTGCAGGTCGCCGACGCTCCACACTGA
- a CDS encoding group 1 truncated hemoglobin, giving the protein MLAKYVLWRTVAGLGLLTVFVGCVATEQMPTGKSLYARIGGKPVISVVVEQCVANVLADTRINGRFATTDIRKLKGHLVDHVCMATGGPCTYSGRDMKMAHAGMRISTRDVGAFLEDLVKAMDMAKVPAQEKGELLGLLGAMKKDIIEAS; this is encoded by the coding sequence ATGCTGGCGAAATATGTGTTGTGGCGAACGGTTGCCGGGCTCGGTCTGTTGACGGTCTTTGTAGGCTGTGTGGCAACGGAGCAGATGCCTACCGGCAAGTCTCTCTATGCGCGGATTGGTGGAAAACCTGTCATTTCCGTGGTTGTCGAACAATGTGTGGCCAATGTGCTTGCTGATACCAGGATCAATGGCCGGTTTGCGACCACTGATATACGGAAACTGAAAGGCCACCTCGTCGATCACGTCTGCATGGCGACAGGAGGTCCCTGTACCTACAGCGGGCGCGACATGAAGATGGCTCATGCCGGGATGCGGATTTCCACGAGAGACGTTGGCGCATTCCTAGAGGATCTGGTGAAAGCTATGGACATGGCGAAGGTGCCAGCGCAAGAAAAGGGAGAACTTCTAGGTCTATTGGGGGCAATGAAGAAGGATATTATTGAAGCATCGTAA
- a CDS encoding Glu/Leu/Phe/Val dehydrogenase has translation MHELDTPTFRLAMAQFDQAAEAMELDPNLRERLKLPQRSLIVSVPIRMDDGRVEVYTGYRVQHDSSRGPTKGGIRYHPDVNLGEVAALAMWMTWKCALADLPYGGAKGGVAVDPKQLSRAELQRLTRRYAAEIFPLIGPEKDVPAPDVGTDAQVMAWIMDTYSQQVGYSVPGVVTGKPLSIGGSLGREEATGRGVVYVTIEALRHLKLDIWNSTVVIQGFGNVGAHTARIMQECGARVIAVSDVHGGIHNANGLDIPELLTRCKTHGQSLRDTKLGDWLSNDELLQLDCTVLVPAALSEQITERNAGKLRCRILAEGANGPTTLEADRILQDQGVFIIPDILANSGGVIVSYFEWVQDGQRFFWKAKDIQERLQDILINAFHRTLQFSLSKNTSMRMAALMSGIDKVAQAHLHRGLYP, from the coding sequence ATGCACGAACTCGACACACCGACCTTCCGACTGGCGATGGCGCAATTTGATCAAGCAGCCGAGGCCATGGAACTGGATCCCAATTTACGCGAGCGGCTGAAACTTCCACAGCGGTCCCTGATCGTCAGCGTACCCATCCGAATGGATGACGGCCGGGTCGAGGTCTATACCGGCTATCGTGTGCAGCATGATTCCTCTCGCGGCCCCACCAAGGGCGGCATTCGCTATCACCCGGACGTGAATCTTGGGGAAGTCGCGGCACTCGCCATGTGGATGACCTGGAAATGCGCATTGGCCGACCTGCCCTATGGCGGAGCGAAGGGTGGGGTCGCGGTCGATCCGAAACAATTGTCGCGGGCAGAACTACAACGATTGACCAGACGCTATGCAGCGGAAATCTTCCCCTTGATCGGCCCGGAGAAAGACGTGCCGGCGCCGGACGTCGGGACAGATGCTCAGGTGATGGCCTGGATCATGGACACCTACAGTCAGCAAGTGGGGTATTCGGTGCCGGGCGTTGTAACCGGCAAGCCCCTTTCGATTGGAGGCAGCCTTGGGCGCGAAGAAGCCACCGGCCGCGGAGTGGTCTATGTCACCATTGAAGCGCTTCGTCATCTCAAGCTCGATATCTGGAACAGCACTGTGGTGATCCAGGGGTTCGGCAATGTGGGGGCCCACACTGCCCGCATCATGCAGGAATGTGGGGCTCGCGTCATCGCCGTGAGCGACGTACACGGAGGCATTCACAACGCAAACGGTCTGGACATTCCGGAACTCCTCACACGCTGCAAAACTCACGGACAATCCCTCCGTGACACCAAGCTGGGAGATTGGCTCTCCAACGACGAACTACTGCAGCTTGACTGCACTGTGCTGGTCCCCGCCGCGTTATCTGAACAGATCACCGAGCGAAATGCCGGGAAGCTCCGCTGCAGGATTCTCGCTGAAGGAGCAAACGGTCCGACGACCCTGGAGGCCGATCGCATCCTGCAAGATCAGGGGGTCTTTATCATCCCAGACATCCTGGCCAACTCCGGTGGCGTCATCGTGTCCTACTTCGAATGGGTGCAGGATGGGCAGCGCTTTTTCTGGAAGGCCAAGGACATTCAAGAACGGCTGCAAGACATTCTGATCAACGCCTTCCATCGGACGTTACAGTTTTCCCTTTCCAAGAATACGTCCATGCGTATGGCCGCATTGATGAGCGGAATCGACAAAGTGGCGCAAGCCCATCTCCATCGCGGTCTGTATCCGTGA
- the lipB gene encoding lipoyl(octanoyl) transferase LipB, which translates to MNHADESQQSHDVTGHESRPSPQEGRLVQFPKPVPYAEAWILQQQLREERIAERQEDTLLLLEHQPVYTLGRSTKPTHWACGEEILRQTGANFQSVDRGGSITYHGPGQIVGYPILKLSRYCSGPKQYVRKLEEVLIHALARWGIEGYRVEKTPGVWVRWHDADAKIAAIGVRIDHGVTLHGFALNVDLDLSPFSHIMPCGLTACPITSMAEIQRSPLSISTVAQQVAQEFARTFNVQWMNLPPEIMGQGDHHNTLAATTLTHS; encoded by the coding sequence ATGAATCACGCAGACGAATCCCAGCAGAGTCACGACGTCACAGGGCACGAGAGCAGGCCTAGTCCGCAAGAAGGCAGGCTCGTCCAGTTTCCCAAGCCGGTCCCCTATGCCGAAGCCTGGATACTGCAGCAACAATTACGGGAAGAACGGATTGCGGAGCGACAAGAGGATACGTTGTTACTCCTTGAGCATCAGCCGGTCTATACGCTGGGTCGAAGTACCAAACCCACACATTGGGCTTGCGGAGAAGAGATCCTCCGCCAAACAGGCGCCAACTTCCAATCCGTCGATCGTGGCGGCTCCATTACCTATCATGGACCGGGACAGATCGTGGGCTATCCGATCCTCAAGCTGTCGCGTTATTGTTCAGGCCCGAAACAGTATGTGCGGAAATTGGAAGAGGTCTTGATCCATGCGCTCGCACGATGGGGGATTGAAGGTTATCGTGTCGAGAAGACACCTGGCGTCTGGGTCCGCTGGCATGATGCGGATGCAAAGATTGCCGCAATCGGAGTCCGGATCGATCATGGCGTGACTCTTCACGGATTCGCGCTCAACGTCGATCTGGACCTCTCCCCCTTTTCCCATATCATGCCCTGCGGCCTGACCGCGTGCCCTATCACGTCCATGGCCGAGATCCAACGGTCTCCCTTGTCCATTTCGACCGTCGCGCAACAGGTGGCGCAGGAATTCGCGCGAACGTTCAACGTACAATGGATGAACCTCCCGCCCGAGATCATGGGACAGGGAGACCATCACAATACCCTCGCCGCGACGACGCTCACGCACAGTTGA
- a CDS encoding trypsin-like peptidase domain-containing protein, with the protein MTTVRTAETISSPFHSLTISLLLPLVIAIVPDGRIAQAEPLIGSVPIHEKSLSVPAVVAKVRPSVVTILTRGMPATPTQAQSGSGSGVIIDENGYILTNNHLVAGIKSLVVGLSTGRLTPGRVVARDFLLDLALVKITATDLVPATLSPVPMLEIGESVVAIGNPLALKGGSTVTVGVVSAVDRSVLTPDGETLYDLIQTDAAINPGNSGGPLVDLAGHVIGINVAIAPSAQAISYAISMEAIYPHIQSMIVRGSVLRPDIGFTPVTITASIMASFGLDGDRGVLALNVEPGGAAVTGGLQNGDIVTAVDQHQIYNLGDFWHSIRRSGDLPSLQLTVQRKNVQSTISIQKPSLQKAFP; encoded by the coding sequence ATGACCACAGTTCGCACAGCAGAAACGATATCCAGCCCCTTTCACTCCCTCACAATTTCGCTCCTTCTCCCTCTAGTCATCGCCATAGTCCCAGACGGCCGAATTGCCCAGGCTGAGCCCCTAATTGGATCGGTCCCCATCCACGAAAAGTCCCTGTCGGTCCCTGCAGTCGTGGCGAAGGTACGTCCCTCGGTTGTCACCATTCTCACTCGCGGCATGCCGGCCACTCCCACGCAGGCCCAATCGGGGTCTGGGTCCGGCGTGATTATCGACGAGAACGGCTATATCCTGACAAACAATCATCTGGTAGCGGGTATCAAGAGCCTGGTTGTCGGACTCTCAACGGGTCGGCTCACCCCAGGCCGTGTTGTTGCGCGAGATTTCCTACTGGACCTGGCCCTCGTCAAGATCACGGCAACGGACTTGGTGCCCGCGACGCTCAGTCCTGTGCCGATGCTTGAGATTGGCGAGTCGGTCGTTGCCATCGGCAACCCCCTCGCGCTCAAGGGGGGCTCGACCGTCACCGTCGGTGTCGTCAGTGCCGTCGATCGCTCAGTGCTCACTCCGGATGGCGAAACGCTCTACGATCTGATCCAAACCGATGCGGCCATCAACCCTGGCAATAGCGGAGGTCCACTCGTGGATCTGGCCGGTCATGTGATCGGCATTAATGTGGCCATCGCGCCATCCGCTCAAGCCATTAGTTATGCGATTTCGATGGAGGCCATCTACCCCCACATTCAATCGATGATCGTCCGTGGATCGGTCCTTCGCCCGGACATCGGATTTACCCCTGTGACCATCACCGCAAGTATCATGGCGAGTTTCGGTCTGGACGGTGATCGTGGGGTCCTGGCGCTGAATGTCGAACCGGGAGGAGCAGCCGTCACGGGAGGCCTTCAGAACGGCGATATCGTGACCGCTGTCGATCAACATCAGATCTATAATCTCGGAGACTTCTGGCACTCCATCCGACGTTCGGGAGACCTCCCCAGCCTGCAACTAACCGTGCAGAGAAAAAACGTCCAGTCCACCATCTCGATTCAGAAGCCTTCGCTACAGAAGGCTTTCCCATGA
- a CDS encoding sigma-70 family RNA polymerase sigma factor translates to MKKNLFPTPEPEELVTMTKDVDADDPEASDLLDVIGKDTSEEEPSEEPVKPATRAAVSGGPFMLESLYFRSFGERALLTREEEVELAKKIDSGTSTIRKTLRQTLRVFSKLTRTASVLEAQHTLQMVKGLSGLSASAIDKAEQRLADMISLETGKQKLPVTIAKQLKEGLATLRSARVLLEQAKDELVRCNLRLVVDVAKHYTGRGLTLLDLVQEGNIGLMKAAERYQYRKGFKFSTYATWWIRQGITRALADQSRTIRIPVHQTEASHRILRVTRRLGQQLGRPARIEEVADVLRMRPERLHETVQAFQEPVALEKLVGDGSTELGELLPDLQAVPPDANVHQAEMAQQLERILDTLTPREQTVIRLRFGIGHDQSCTLEQVGQSLSVTRERIRQIEAKALKKLKTPQIKEMFAAIQ, encoded by the coding sequence ATGAAAAAGAATCTTTTCCCAACCCCTGAGCCGGAAGAGCTTGTCACGATGACAAAGGACGTTGATGCGGACGATCCCGAAGCGAGCGACCTGCTAGATGTGATCGGCAAAGACACCTCTGAAGAAGAGCCATCAGAGGAGCCAGTGAAGCCGGCCACGCGTGCCGCAGTGAGCGGCGGCCCGTTCATGTTGGAGTCACTGTACTTTCGCTCCTTCGGCGAACGAGCCCTCTTGACCAGAGAAGAAGAAGTCGAACTGGCGAAGAAGATCGATTCCGGAACGAGCACGATTCGGAAGACCTTACGCCAGACTCTCCGAGTCTTCTCTAAACTCACGAGAACCGCCTCGGTGCTTGAGGCGCAACACACACTCCAGATGGTCAAAGGGTTAAGTGGACTCTCAGCCAGCGCGATCGATAAGGCCGAGCAGAGGCTCGCTGACATGATCAGCCTGGAAACGGGGAAACAGAAGCTTCCGGTGACCATCGCCAAACAACTCAAGGAAGGGTTAGCCACCCTCCGCTCCGCTCGGGTCCTGCTCGAACAGGCCAAGGACGAATTGGTGCGCTGCAACCTACGGCTCGTCGTGGATGTCGCAAAACATTACACTGGACGAGGACTGACGCTGCTGGACCTCGTGCAAGAAGGCAATATCGGATTGATGAAAGCGGCCGAACGTTATCAATACCGCAAGGGGTTCAAATTCAGCACCTATGCGACCTGGTGGATCCGCCAAGGCATCACCCGTGCGCTCGCAGATCAATCGCGAACCATTCGCATTCCGGTGCACCAGACTGAAGCCTCGCACCGAATCCTCCGCGTCACCAGACGCCTCGGGCAACAGTTGGGCCGGCCGGCCCGAATCGAAGAAGTGGCGGACGTGCTGCGGATGAGACCGGAACGGCTCCATGAAACCGTGCAGGCATTTCAAGAGCCGGTTGCCCTAGAGAAGCTAGTGGGCGATGGGAGCACGGAACTCGGGGAACTACTTCCCGACCTGCAAGCCGTCCCGCCGGATGCCAATGTGCACCAGGCGGAAATGGCGCAGCAGCTTGAACGTATTCTCGACACACTCACGCCCCGAGAGCAAACCGTCATCCGCCTGCGTTTCGGGATCGGCCACGATCAGTCCTGCACGTTGGAGCAGGTCGGACAGAGCCTGTCGGTCACGAGGGAGCGGATTCGCCAGATCGAGGCGAAAGCGCTCAAGAAACTGAAGACTCCCCAGATTAAGGAAATGTTTGCCGCCATCCAGTAA
- a CDS encoding tRNA (adenine-N1)-methyltransferase: protein MSQLQSGERIHLVDKKGRQYALTLKAGDRYQLSGHKIAHDDLIGKPDGSLVTLSGNKTMLALKPTFGDYVLKMPRGAQVLYPKDLALIPMWADVYPGARVFEAGTGSGALTMALLRAVGPRGVVVTYEAREDFAKTAMTNIERYMGPMPNLISLRRNVYEGISLLGDGLPFDRLVLDLPEPWQVVPHAAQVLRSGGMYLSFVPTVPQVVQTVEALEKAMVFGMIETFESLLRTWSIQGRSVRPDHRMVAHSGFITVARKIESGLWPTAQSVEAMDEASDAHEEREDDAR, encoded by the coding sequence ATGTCACAACTTCAATCAGGCGAACGTATTCATTTGGTCGATAAAAAAGGGCGGCAGTATGCCCTGACCCTCAAGGCCGGAGATCGCTATCAACTGAGCGGTCATAAAATTGCGCACGACGATCTCATCGGGAAGCCCGATGGTTCTCTCGTCACGCTCTCCGGCAACAAGACGATGTTGGCGCTGAAGCCGACGTTCGGCGACTATGTGCTGAAGATGCCACGGGGTGCGCAGGTGTTGTACCCGAAGGATCTGGCGCTCATTCCCATGTGGGCGGATGTCTATCCAGGGGCGCGCGTTTTCGAAGCGGGGACTGGTTCAGGGGCCTTGACGATGGCCCTCTTGCGCGCCGTGGGACCGCGGGGCGTCGTCGTGACGTACGAAGCCCGCGAGGATTTCGCGAAAACGGCGATGACGAACATCGAACGGTATATGGGTCCGATGCCCAACCTTATCTCGCTTCGCCGGAACGTGTATGAGGGAATCAGCTTGCTCGGCGATGGCTTGCCGTTCGATCGTCTCGTCCTCGACCTTCCTGAGCCCTGGCAGGTGGTCCCGCATGCCGCGCAGGTCCTTCGTTCCGGCGGCATGTATCTGAGTTTTGTTCCCACCGTTCCTCAAGTGGTGCAGACGGTTGAGGCCCTTGAGAAAGCGATGGTCTTTGGCATGATTGAAACGTTTGAGTCGCTGTTGAGGACTTGGTCGATTCAGGGGCGTAGCGTGCGGCCGGATCACCGGATGGTCGCCCATTCAGGCTTCATTACAGTGGCGAGGAAAATCGAGTCGGGCTTATGGCCGACGGCTCAATCGGTTGAAGCTATGGACGAGGCCAGTGATGCTCATGAAGAGCGAGAGGACGACGCGCGATGA
- a CDS encoding SDR family oxidoreductase, whose amino-acid sequence MNRLQGKVAVVTGGNAGIGEAIAKAFAREGASVMITGRRQGELDRVVSDIVKAQGKAVAVAGSVTDERHVQEAVLATVQQFGRLDILVNNAGVGDFGKRLHEIDDATWTQVLDVNLTGVFRMTRAALPQMLKQGNGAIVNISSIASLVGLPTLPAYAASKGALDAMTRAIAVDYAKEGIRCNVVNPGLVDTPMAAPLMSNLEQLAPILAHYPIRRAGKPEEVANMVLYLVSDEAAWVTGGTFPIDGGMTIS is encoded by the coding sequence ATGAACCGGTTACAAGGGAAAGTGGCGGTCGTCACCGGGGGCAACGCGGGTATCGGTGAAGCGATCGCGAAAGCCTTTGCGCGCGAAGGGGCATCGGTCATGATTACGGGGAGACGGCAAGGAGAGCTCGACCGGGTCGTGAGCGACATTGTGAAGGCGCAGGGTAAGGCCGTCGCCGTTGCCGGATCGGTCACAGACGAACGCCATGTCCAGGAGGCAGTGCTGGCGACGGTGCAGCAGTTTGGACGGCTCGATATCCTCGTCAACAATGCCGGAGTCGGGGATTTCGGGAAGCGCCTGCATGAGATCGATGATGCAACCTGGACGCAGGTCCTCGACGTCAATTTGACCGGGGTGTTTCGAATGACGCGAGCGGCACTGCCGCAGATGTTGAAGCAGGGGAACGGCGCCATCGTCAATATCTCCTCCATCGCGAGCCTCGTCGGACTTCCTACATTGCCGGCCTATGCCGCGTCCAAGGGGGCGCTCGATGCCATGACCAGAGCTATCGCGGTTGACTATGCCAAGGAGGGCATCCGCTGTAACGTGGTGAACCCCGGACTTGTCGATACGCCGATGGCCGCTCCGCTGATGAGCAACCTCGAGCAACTGGCCCCGATTCTCGCGCACTATCCTATCCGTCGAGCTGGTAAGCCGGAAGAGGTGGCCAATATGGTTCTCTATCTGGTTTCCGACGAGGCAGCCTGGGTTACGGGCGGGACCTTTCCGATCGATGGAG